Proteins encoded in a region of the Cydia pomonella isolate Wapato2018A chromosome 3, ilCydPomo1, whole genome shotgun sequence genome:
- the LOC133515808 gene encoding peroxisomal membrane protein 11C-like translates to MREVVDEFCELLQVHANRDKVVSLASYALKLWGARTQSKPLLGASARLAGARATLRLFDDAAALRVAINYGLGKQEGPFWGSLGVASSAVTLAFLQAEKLVWLLDTGLLTLSQDLDYKLRTAHKTLWFLISAVGFIRSTKALHIAANELKSPHPRKCAPARFTQASILSTKLFLDVVHFGSWLPIGWLWGGRLSLEHGSGIATASAVLGLVAHYHGKRLASR, encoded by the exons ATGCGCGAAGTGGTGGACGAGTTTTGTGAACTTCTGCAGGTCCATGCTAATCGGGATAAG GTAGTATCCCTAGCAAGCTACGCCCTCAAACTATGGGGTGCTCGAACGCAGAGCAAACCTCTACTAGGAGCTAGTGCGCGGCTGGCCGGCGCGCGCGCCACATTGCGTCTGTTCGATGATGCCGCCGCGCTGCGTGTTGCGATTAACTATGGTTTGGGAAAACAG GAAGGTCCATTCTGGGGCTCGCTAGGCGTGGCCAGCAGCGCTGTCACCCTGGCTTTTCTCCAGGCTGAGAAACTAGTCTGGCTGCTTGATACAGGACTCCTCACTTTATCCCAAGACCTGGACTACAAGCTGCGGACGGCGCACAAGACGTTATGGTTTCTAATCTCTGCAGTTGGGTTTATTAG GTCTACAAAAGCTCTGCACATCGCCGCAAACGAGCTAAAATCCCCCCACCCCCGCAAATGCGCACCCGCTCGCTTCACCCAAGCTTCAATACTGTCTACAAAGTTGTTCCTCGATGTAGTCCACTTCGGGTCCTGGCTGCCGATTGGCTGGCTGTGGGGCGGGCGGCTGTCATTGGAACATGGTAGTGGCATAGCTACGGCTTCAGCTGTGTTGGGGTTGGTGGCGCATTACCATGGCAAGAGGCTCGCATCACGATAG
- the LOC133515804 gene encoding uncharacterized protein K02A2.6-like, with the protein MSSCQDSVLCILWLVITALVSLQMSSRVFCAVNGISHITSPAYTPASNGQSESFVKVVKKGIRASLLSSSAKEVDQNLLKYLFDYRNSVHSTTGVSPAQLVFGRKLRSRLDLLVPNVLAAAPSSPDTLTEVVNYKQCLQTKAYGGTNKQCFKPGDKVLFKKYFSNGKFTWNRGVVMKRLGETVYIVKDSVTALQFKKHKNQLIAFRGTVTNNNLSGTRDIDTSIESTSGDEIDLSPSELCGEEPEITRPVSAESSQSPTVEGSGTTPTSTATTLPDLQTSKASPPAASADDGGHDEFFEAREQSHDTEGVQDAETQLEAVSPSRTAGQMSLRPVPRVDYKPFFCLM; encoded by the coding sequence ATGAGTTCATGTCAAGATTCGGTCTTATGCATACTTTGGTTAGTGATAACGGCACTTGTTTCTCTTCAAATGAGTTCGCGCGTTTTTTGTGCGGTAAATGGGATTTCCCATATAACTTCTCCCGCTTATACCCCGGCCAGTAATGGGCAGTCGGAAAGCTTCGTAAAGGTGGTAAAAAAAGGTATACGAGCATCATTGCTAAGTAGTAGTGCAAAGGAAGTCGatcaaaacttattaaaatacctattcgACTATAGAAACTCGGTTCACTCCACTACGGGCGTTTCGCCTGCCCAGTTGGTATTCGGGCGGAAACTTCGTTCGCGCCTGGATTTACTTGTACCTAATGTACTTGCCGCCGCGCCGTCCTCACCGGACACTCTCACTGAGGTTGTAAATTATAAACAGTGTTTGCAGACTAAAGCATATGGTGGCACCAACAAGCAATGTTTTAAGCCAGGTGATAAAgttctgtttaaaaaatatttcagtaacGGTAAATTTACATGGAATAGAGGTGTAGTAATGAAGAGATTGGGTGAAACTGTATATATTGTGAAAGACAGTGTAACTGCATtgcaatttaaaaaacacaaaaatcaatTGATAGCTTTTAGAGggacagtgacaaacaacaatCTTAGTGGCACTAGAGACATTGATACTTCTATTGAATCGACATCGGGTGACGAAATTGACCTCTCTCCATCTGAGTTATGCGGTGAGGAACCTGAAATAACTCGTCCAGTGTCAGCGGAGTCTTCACAGTCCCCCACTGTGGAGGGGAGTGGAACCACGCCGACATCTACTGCGACGACTTTACCAGACCTGCAGACATCGAAGGCCTCACCGCCGGCCGCGTCAGCTGATGACGGGGGTCACGACGAGTTCTTCGAAGCACGAGAACAGAGCCACGACACAGAAGGTGTACAAGATGCAGAGACTCAACTCGAAGCCGTAAGTCCGAGTCGAACGGCTGGACAAATGTCGTTGCGTCCTGTCCCTAGGGTTGATTATAAACCGTTTTTTTGTCTTATGTAA